From the Rhodoferax sp. WC2427 genome, one window contains:
- a CDS encoding FIST N-terminal domain-containing protein, translating to MQLFPHGHATHPDWRMAAGLVLAQLRAHMALPDYASAPTLGLLYITDHYAAQAQDILDHLSGELPEVTDWTGTVGIGICANNVEYFDEPALGVMLCDLPADQYRVFSGVAPLGLGFEAHTALVHADASTPDLTELVLEMAARTDTGYLFGGLASSRSRSVQFAVGGNGNIKGHGAARGVFSGGLSGVAFGPAVSLVSRVTQGCQPITANRVVTASDANLVLELDGQPALAVLLADLGVDLEHPQQALGRVRATLAGLTRATAGDAPLRTAHFGSEVVVRHIIGLDPTRKGVAIGDHVAEGTRLAFCQRNVAAAKADLVRICAEIREELEPEELSVELATALAAPEAESAPHPARRIAGAIYVSCTGRGGNHFGGPSAELQIVRRALGDVPLVGFFAAGEIARQNLYGYTGVLTVFTDAGR from the coding sequence TGCTGGCCCAACTGCGCGCCCACATGGCGCTGCCCGACTACGCCAGCGCGCCCACCCTGGGCCTGCTCTACATCACCGACCACTACGCGGCCCAGGCGCAGGACATCCTGGACCACCTCAGCGGCGAGCTGCCCGAGGTGACCGACTGGACGGGTACGGTGGGCATCGGCATCTGCGCCAACAACGTCGAGTACTTTGACGAACCCGCCCTGGGCGTGATGCTGTGCGACCTGCCCGCCGACCAGTACCGCGTGTTCTCCGGCGTGGCCCCGCTGGGCCTGGGCTTCGAAGCCCACACCGCCCTGGTCCACGCCGATGCCAGCACCCCCGACCTGACCGAGCTGGTGCTCGAGATGGCCGCCCGCACCGACACCGGCTACCTGTTTGGCGGCCTGGCCTCCAGCCGCTCGCGCTCGGTGCAGTTTGCGGTAGGTGGCAACGGCAACATCAAAGGCCACGGCGCGGCGCGCGGCGTGTTCAGCGGCGGCCTGAGCGGCGTGGCGTTTGGCCCCGCCGTATCGCTGGTGTCGCGCGTCACCCAAGGCTGCCAGCCCATCACCGCCAACCGGGTGGTCACCGCGTCAGACGCCAACCTGGTGCTGGAGCTGGACGGTCAACCCGCGCTGGCCGTGCTGCTGGCCGACCTGGGCGTGGACCTGGAGCATCCGCAACAGGCACTGGGCCGGGTGCGCGCCACGCTGGCCGGCCTGACCCGCGCCACCGCGGGCGACGCACCGTTACGCACCGCCCATTTCGGCAGCGAGGTGGTGGTGCGCCATATCATCGGCCTGGACCCGACGCGCAAGGGCGTGGCGATTGGCGACCACGTGGCCGAAGGCACCCGGCTGGCGTTCTGCCAGCGCAATGTGGCCGCGGCCAAGGCCGACCTGGTGCGCATCTGCGCCGAAATCCGCGAAGAGCTGGAGCCCGAGGAACTGTCGGTCGAACTGGCCACCGCACTCGCTGCCCCCGAGGCCGAATCCGCCCCGCACCCGGCCCGGCGCATCGCGGGCGCCATCTACGTGAGCTGTACAGGACGGGGTGGCAACCACTTCGGCGGCCCCAGCGCCGAGCTGCAGATCGTGCGCCGCGCCCTGGGCGACGTGCCCTTGGTGGGCTTCTTCGCCGCCGGTGAAATCGCCCGGCAAAACCTGTACGGCTACACCGGCGTGCTGACGGTGTTTACCGACGCAGGGCGGTAG